From the genome of Scytonema hofmannii PCC 7110, one region includes:
- a CDS encoding amidase, producing the protein MSDLVFLSAHQLAQMIRDRIVSAVEVTEAYLAQIAKHNAKLNAICTLDEDNARARAKLADEALARGENWGALHGVPITIKDIFETAGLRTTAGYIPLKDYIPQQDATVVARLRAAGAIILGKTNMAELAGDFQSTNSLFPQVNNPWNVNYTAGGSSGGSAAAVAGGLSSLDISNDIAGSVRQPAHFCGVYGLKPTDRRISTAGAIPEVPGMPYCLRQMITVGCFARSLKDIQICFSLIAGADLRRPDVPPISLDTPSGKSLKDLKIAWIDEWVEVPVNSEIRSAMQVIAQKLSQEGACVERWLLKDFDLSTVWNLYGRIAAYINNYAQPKDRYNIRRSFELLFRTATQGDKKLRELGNFSRFLPELLNPSLRGYFETLTERDRFIAQMDSALESWDVWLTPVAATPAFTHRPAWSAIDIEGKPYPHGIANGAYTIPFNLSGHPAVVIPIGQTQNSLPIGLQIVGKRWREMELLAIAEELNKVVGNFQHPSGY; encoded by the coding sequence ATGAGTGACTTAGTTTTCCTATCTGCCCATCAACTGGCTCAAATGATTCGCGATCGCATTGTTTCTGCTGTTGAAGTTACCGAGGCTTATCTAGCTCAAATCGCTAAACATAACGCGAAGTTAAATGCGATTTGCACGTTGGATGAAGATAATGCCCGAGCCAGAGCCAAGCTTGCAGATGAAGCCTTAGCCAGAGGAGAAAATTGGGGTGCTTTGCATGGCGTTCCCATCACGATTAAAGATATTTTTGAAACTGCCGGACTCCGCACTACAGCTGGTTACATTCCCCTCAAAGACTACATTCCTCAACAGGATGCAACTGTTGTTGCTCGGCTTCGGGCAGCCGGAGCCATCATCCTGGGAAAAACAAATATGGCAGAGCTAGCTGGTGATTTTCAGAGTACGAATTCTCTCTTCCCACAGGTGAATAATCCCTGGAATGTTAATTACACAGCAGGTGGTAGTTCAGGAGGTAGTGCTGCTGCTGTTGCTGGCGGACTCTCATCGTTAGATATCAGCAACGATATTGCTGGTTCCGTGCGCCAACCCGCTCATTTCTGTGGTGTCTATGGTTTAAAACCCACAGATCGCCGTATCTCCACAGCCGGAGCAATTCCAGAAGTACCAGGAATGCCCTATTGTCTCCGACAAATGATAACTGTAGGCTGTTTTGCTCGCTCGCTCAAAGACATTCAAATCTGCTTTTCACTAATTGCTGGAGCCGATCTTCGCCGTCCTGATGTGCCGCCAATTTCGCTGGATACGCCCTCTGGTAAGTCTTTAAAAGACCTCAAAATTGCTTGGATTGATGAATGGGTGGAAGTCCCTGTAAATTCTGAAATTCGATCCGCAATGCAGGTAATTGCACAAAAACTTTCTCAAGAGGGTGCTTGTGTTGAACGCTGGCTTCTTAAAGATTTCGATCTATCGACAGTATGGAACTTATATGGACGGATAGCAGCTTACATTAACAACTACGCCCAACCCAAGGATCGCTATAATATTCGACGCAGCTTTGAATTACTCTTTCGCACAGCCACTCAAGGCGACAAGAAACTCCGAGAATTAGGGAATTTCAGCCGCTTTCTACCCGAACTTCTAAATCCCAGTTTAAGAGGATATTTTGAAACTCTTACCGAGCGCGATCGCTTCATTGCCCAAATGGACTCTGCTTTGGAATCATGGGATGTGTGGCTCACTCCTGTAGCGGCAACTCCAGCATTTACCCATCGTCCAGCTTGGAGTGCTATTGACATTGAGGGCAAGCCCTATCCTCATGGAATCGCCAATGGAGCCTACACCATACCATTTAATCTTAGCGGTCATCCTGCTGTAGTGATTCCCATTGGGCAAACTCAGAATAGTTTACCAATTGGACTGCAAATTGTTGGGAAGCGATGGCGAGAGATGGAATTGTTGGCAATCGCTGAAGAACTTAACAAAGTGGTTGGTAATTTCCAACATCCATCTGGCTATTGA
- a CDS encoding TetR/AcrR family transcriptional regulator, translating to MGRPVKEKSLSRQDIIAAAICCIDRDGASALGVSRVARFLGIKPPAIYKHLENNADLQRATVIELWRQYLTQCQQMIAERSITPDLLKQLGHFARNFAKTYPARYQVMMQVQLQPSDPEAGAIIQQLLNFLRQALNAYDLTDTQLIDVMRMLNAAIYGFIAVEQAGLMTLERSTDQSYDVMLDALIVAIEHIRRDG from the coding sequence ATGGGTCGTCCAGTAAAGGAAAAATCATTATCACGGCAGGATATTATTGCTGCAGCTATCTGTTGCATTGATCGCGATGGAGCATCGGCGCTTGGGGTTAGTCGAGTCGCTCGCTTTTTAGGCATTAAACCACCTGCTATTTACAAGCATTTGGAGAATAATGCGGATTTGCAGCGAGCAACAGTCATAGAACTATGGCGACAGTACTTAACTCAGTGTCAGCAGATGATTGCTGAACGCTCAATCACTCCAGATTTGCTGAAACAGTTGGGACATTTTGCCCGTAACTTTGCTAAAACCTATCCCGCTCGTTATCAAGTGATGATGCAAGTTCAACTTCAGCCTAGCGATCCGGAAGCAGGTGCAATTATTCAGCAACTCCTAAATTTCCTTCGCCAAGCTTTGAATGCTTATGACTTAACCGATACTCAGTTAATTGATGTGATGCGGATGTTGAATGCTGCAATTTACGGATTTATTGCAGTTGAGCAAGCAGGGCTAATGACTTTGGAACGCTCTACCGACCAAAGCTATGATGTCATGTTGGATGCGCTGATTGTTGCGATCGAACACATTCGACGGGATGGTTGA
- a CDS encoding TniQ family protein — protein MPIQESLRCLLRHKRAWCPFCYQEWRDNSKSIYEPLIWCINVVEICPIHNHTFVSVCPHCLTQPSRRMCSIATISASNMTS, from the coding sequence GTGCCGATTCAGGAGAGTTTAAGGTGTTTACTTCGCCATAAACGTGCTTGGTGTCCCTTTTGTTATCAAGAATGGCGTGATAATAGTAAGAGTATTTATGAGCCACTTATTTGGTGTATCAATGTAGTTGAAATTTGTCCCATCCACAATCACACGTTTGTGTCTGTATGTCCTCATTGTTTGACTCAACCATCCCGTCGAATGTGTTCGATCGCAACAATCAGCGCATCCAACATGACATCATAG